The following are encoded together in the Capsulimonas corticalis genome:
- a CDS encoding efflux RND transporter permease subunit, giving the protein MKLTRFLWSHRKAVLTLTLLLCVLGGYFALHLPVAIFPQLVVPRVAVSADAGDIPLETTLAQVTRPLEAAVSTVPGVTKVQSVTSRGSDSLDVTFAWGTDMQLALQRVQGQISDTRPTLPAGANVTAEVINPSIFPIMGYSLTSKTVDLAELRRLANYTIRPRLARLPGVAQIRITGGDAPEFLVAVEPRALAAHGLTLQDVQDAIAKANGVSSVGQINHAYQRYEILVSGLLRNEDDVRAVTVAAKNGVPIAVSDIATVSRSVQPRTILATGNGSPAVIVNVIKQPDANTVQVADEVHAALADLRSTLPAGVDTSLFYDQSEIVKSSESSVIESIVIGGILALIVLTLFLGNIRAASIVLIILPLSILITFGLMKALGQTLNIMTLGALAIALGLVIDDGIVVVENIFHEREMGRSRRAAIAAGIQAITPAMVGSSLTTMAAFLPLTFLSGVTGQFFGPLALVMVATLFVSLVLALCLTPLLADVLLPRDAEKKDGEAHKPSLPVRIMERVAERYSRILTWCLRKPVVVLGLLVPVVFGAWLLFNHLQTGFFPEFDEGAFVVDYRLPPGTSLVETDRVAREIETILGKTPEVAAWSRLTGALSGSGLELAEQSQGDILVRLKTDRTRSADDIMTDLREQIGGKFPQAEGDYIQILQDGIGDMAGSPKAIEVKIFGDDPAKLADLAHAAGDIVTRTPGVVDENDGVVESGPELIAHVDSAQAARYGLTTEAVTSAVTTAMAGSIATRVQQGEEGIDVRVQATRKGAPLDPALLPGVAIATPSGATVPLSAVASIEAAAGTPQITRENQLPMVAVTAGLEGRDLGSAVHDVQSRLAKGLHLPPGYRIEYGGLYASQQDSFLQLAAVLATAVLAVTALLIVQLRSFRQTFSLLIAAIVSLSGVLLGLYITSTPLNISSFTGAVMIVGIVTENGIVLFDFFNHLQKLGPDRPNIDVMIEAARMRLRPILMTTVGAILALLPLALGLGAGAAMQRPLAIAVIGGLTVSTLFTLIVAPVLFIATHPGRLKPAADSNDEFSRIEQELAH; this is encoded by the coding sequence GTGAAACTCACCCGCTTCCTCTGGTCGCACCGCAAGGCCGTCCTGACCCTCACCCTGCTGCTCTGCGTGCTGGGCGGCTACTTCGCGCTGCATCTGCCGGTCGCCATCTTTCCGCAGCTGGTCGTGCCGCGCGTCGCCGTCTCGGCGGACGCCGGCGATATTCCGCTGGAGACGACCCTCGCGCAGGTCACGCGCCCGCTGGAGGCGGCGGTCAGCACCGTCCCCGGCGTCACAAAAGTCCAGTCCGTCACCAGCCGGGGAAGCGACAGTCTCGATGTCACCTTCGCCTGGGGCACGGACATGCAGCTCGCCCTCCAGCGCGTCCAGGGCCAGATCTCCGATACCCGCCCGACCCTGCCGGCGGGCGCCAATGTGACGGCCGAGGTCATCAACCCCTCGATCTTCCCGATCATGGGATATAGCCTCACCTCCAAGACCGTCGATCTCGCGGAGCTGCGCCGTCTGGCGAATTACACCATTCGGCCGCGCCTGGCGCGCTTGCCCGGCGTGGCTCAGATCCGGATCACCGGCGGCGACGCGCCCGAGTTTCTTGTCGCCGTAGAGCCGCGCGCGCTGGCCGCGCATGGCCTGACGCTGCAAGATGTGCAGGACGCGATCGCGAAGGCGAACGGCGTATCCTCGGTCGGGCAGATCAATCACGCCTACCAGCGCTACGAGATTCTGGTCTCCGGACTGCTGCGCAATGAAGATGATGTCCGGGCCGTGACGGTCGCGGCCAAGAACGGCGTTCCGATCGCCGTCTCCGATATCGCCACGGTGTCCCGCTCCGTGCAGCCGCGCACGATCCTCGCCACGGGCAACGGCAGCCCGGCGGTCATCGTCAATGTGATCAAGCAGCCCGACGCCAACACCGTGCAGGTCGCCGACGAAGTCCACGCCGCGCTCGCCGACCTGCGCTCGACGCTGCCGGCGGGGGTCGACACATCACTCTTCTACGACCAATCGGAGATCGTGAAGTCCTCCGAAAGCAGCGTCATCGAATCGATCGTGATCGGCGGCATTCTGGCGCTGATCGTCCTGACGCTGTTCCTGGGCAACATCCGGGCGGCGAGCATCGTGCTGATCATCCTGCCGCTCAGCATTTTGATCACCTTCGGCCTGATGAAGGCGCTCGGGCAGACGCTCAATATCATGACGCTCGGCGCGCTGGCGATCGCGCTCGGCCTGGTGATCGACGACGGCATCGTCGTCGTCGAGAATATCTTCCATGAACGCGAGATGGGGCGGTCGCGGCGGGCGGCGATCGCCGCCGGCATCCAGGCGATCACTCCCGCCATGGTCGGCTCCTCGCTGACCACCATGGCCGCGTTCCTGCCGCTGACGTTTCTGAGCGGCGTCACCGGCCAGTTCTTCGGCCCGCTGGCGCTCGTGATGGTCGCGACGCTCTTTGTCTCCCTGGTGCTCGCTCTGTGTCTGACGCCCCTCCTAGCCGACGTCTTATTGCCGCGCGACGCGGAGAAGAAGGACGGCGAGGCGCATAAGCCCTCGCTTCCCGTGCGGATCATGGAGCGAGTCGCCGAACGGTACAGCCGCATCCTGACCTGGTGCCTGCGCAAGCCGGTCGTTGTCCTGGGCTTGCTCGTCCCCGTCGTCTTCGGCGCGTGGCTGCTGTTCAATCATCTGCAAACCGGATTCTTCCCGGAATTCGACGAAGGCGCGTTCGTTGTCGATTACCGCCTGCCGCCGGGAACCTCGCTCGTCGAAACGGACCGCGTCGCCCGGGAGATCGAAACCATTCTAGGCAAAACTCCGGAGGTCGCGGCCTGGTCGCGGCTGACCGGCGCGCTGTCCGGCTCAGGACTGGAGCTGGCGGAGCAAAGCCAGGGCGACATTCTGGTCCGTCTCAAGACCGACCGGACGCGCAGCGCCGACGACATCATGACGGACCTGCGCGAGCAGATCGGCGGGAAGTTTCCGCAGGCGGAAGGCGATTATATCCAGATCCTTCAGGATGGGATCGGCGATATGGCCGGATCGCCCAAGGCGATTGAGGTCAAGATCTTCGGCGACGACCCGGCCAAGCTGGCCGATCTCGCGCACGCCGCCGGCGATATCGTCACCAGGACGCCGGGCGTTGTCGATGAAAACGACGGCGTTGTGGAAAGCGGCCCGGAGCTGATCGCCCACGTGGACAGCGCGCAGGCGGCCCGCTACGGACTGACCACGGAAGCCGTTACCTCGGCGGTGACGACCGCGATGGCCGGCTCGATCGCCACGCGCGTGCAGCAGGGCGAAGAAGGGATCGATGTCCGCGTGCAGGCGACCCGCAAAGGCGCGCCGCTGGATCCCGCTTTGCTCCCCGGCGTCGCGATCGCCACTCCCAGCGGCGCGACGGTTCCTTTGAGCGCGGTGGCGAGTATCGAGGCGGCGGCGGGCACGCCGCAGATCACGCGCGAGAACCAGCTGCCGATGGTCGCCGTCACCGCCGGCCTGGAGGGACGAGACCTGGGCAGCGCCGTACACGACGTTCAGTCGCGGCTGGCGAAGGGCCTGCATCTGCCGCCGGGATATCGCATTGAATACGGCGGCCTGTACGCCAGTCAGCAGGATTCCTTCCTCCAGCTCGCCGCCGTGCTCGCGACGGCGGTGCTGGCGGTCACCGCGCTGCTGATCGTGCAGCTTCGCTCGTTCCGCCAGACGTTCTCGCTGCTGATCGCCGCCATCGTCTCGCTGTCCGGCGTCCTGCTCGGGCTGTATATCACCAGCACCCCGCTCAATATCTCCAGCTTCACCGGGGCGGTGATGATCGTCGGCATCGTCACGGAGAACGGGATCGTTCTCTTCGACTTCTTCAACCACCTGCAAAAACTCGGCCCGGACCGGCCGAATATCGACGTCATGATCGAGGCGGCCCGAATGCGTCTGCGCCCGATCCTGATGACGACTGTCGGCGCGATCCTGGCGCTTCTGCCCCTGGCTCTGGGCCTGGGCGCCGGCGCGGCGATGCAGCGGCCGCTGGCGATCGCCGTCATCGGCGGCCTGACGGTGTCCACGCTATTCACGCTGATTGTCGCTCCCGTTTTGTTTATCGCCACCCACCCGGGCCGCCTCAAGCCGGCGGCGGACTCGAACGATGAGTTTTCACGGATCGAACAGGAACTCGCACATTAG